The Maniola jurtina chromosome 1, ilManJurt1.1, whole genome shotgun sequence genome has a window encoding:
- the LOC123868346 gene encoding neural retina-specific leucine zipper protein-like, with product MVEHTLVDGSQPGAMQTLTPQPHRDTDDDQLADEYVQNFELDHLEDHNLVKREPLKSGWRDLVESLPACARAYRQWPDTGPYPQPHVAIAVDPSTPPETPPALVGRSPCRAPPVDDIVWLPHMREPLDMRTVPCGSYEDWDRREWREQDHHVQQVGMRPPSSCSAISPRGGPHPSYQPSSCGDDLISDDLLMTLSVRELNKRLHGFPRDDVTRLKQKRRTLKNRGYAQNCRSKRLLQRQELELANRSLQNEVHLLQLKVARVTHECDVLKQRLSLVEREHAVPQHAGHAPPTPHSSPEFFSEL from the coding sequence ATGGTAGAACACACGCTCGTGGACGGCTCTCAGCCTGGTGCCATGCAAACTCTAACGCCTCAGCCGCATCGCGACACTGACGATGATCAACTCGCCGACGAGTACGTTCAAAATTTTGAGCTGGATCATCTCGAAGATCACAATCTCGTGAAACGCGAGCCGCTAAAGAGCGGTTGGCGCGATCTCGTAGAGTCCTTACCCGCCTGTGCCCGCGCTTACCGCCAATGGCCCGACACCGGCCCGTATCCGCAGCCTCACGTAGCGATCGCAGTAGATCCCAGTACGCCGCCAGAAACGCCGCCCGCGCTCGTAGGACGCAGCCCTTGTCGCGCTCCGCCCGTCGACGATATCGTTTGGCTGCCTCATATGCGAGAACCCCTCGACATGCGCACCGTTCCTTGTGGCAGCTACGAAGACTGGGACAGACGCGAGTGGAGGGAACAAGACCATCATGTCCAACAAGTCGGCATGCGCCCGCCCAGCTCGTGCTCCGCCATATCGCCGCGCGGCGGTCCGCACCCCTCGTACCAGCCCTCGTCCTGCGGAGACGACCTCATCAGTGACGACTTGCTTATGACCTTGAGCGTCCGCGAGCTCAACAAGAGATTGCACGGGTTCCCCCGAGACGACGTGACACGGCTCAAACAAAAACGGCGAACATTAAAAAACCGAGGGTACGCTCAAAATTGTCGAAGTAAAAGGCTCCTGCAGCGTCAAGAGCTCGAGTTGGCGAACCGCTCCCTCCAGAACGAGGTGCACCTGCTGCAGCTGAAGGTGGCGCGCGTGACGCACGAGTGCGACGTGCTCAAGCAGCGGCTGTCGCTGGTGGAGCGCGAGCACGCCGTGCCGCAGCACGCGGGGCACGCGCCGCCCACGCCGCACTCGTCGCCGGAGTTCTTCTCGGAGCTGTGA